From Amycolatopsis sp. cg9, one genomic window encodes:
- a CDS encoding septum formation family protein, translating to MSPSADRFPTATQTLRTRVVMGGIFAGALIALALSVVFSWSDGITGGSGGGAGKLSAAAQEAFHSPPGSCLTWDNPDASDARKVACTEPHLFEVTALADIGAQFPEGAPVPSLDQWQQIAQQKCTADVKPYLGHNLDPYGKLTTNLLRPTPSQWDDGDRQLRCGLQWAGPGGKLLPTTGPAKEQDQSLVFEPGTCLALQGKGVGDPLDCAKPHSYEIVATLDLKTKFKDGYPKQDDQKAWLDTECNKAAADYTGGADLDQKKLILTWDLREQESWDAGSAKVNCKVAALLPDKSGLQAVTGSVKAAPAGPDGGQPQDGGPPSDGGGGPATSSSAPPSTKKNG from the coding sequence ATGTCTCCCAGCGCCGATCGGTTCCCCACCGCCACGCAGACGCTGCGCACCCGCGTCGTGATGGGCGGGATCTTCGCGGGCGCGCTCATCGCGCTCGCCCTCAGCGTCGTGTTCTCCTGGAGCGACGGCATCACCGGCGGCTCCGGCGGTGGCGCCGGCAAGCTGTCCGCGGCCGCCCAGGAGGCGTTCCACTCGCCGCCCGGCAGCTGCCTGACCTGGGACAACCCGGACGCGAGCGACGCGCGGAAGGTGGCCTGCACCGAGCCGCACCTGTTCGAGGTGACCGCGCTGGCGGACATCGGCGCCCAGTTCCCCGAGGGCGCGCCGGTGCCGTCGCTCGACCAGTGGCAGCAGATCGCGCAGCAGAAGTGCACCGCGGACGTGAAGCCGTACCTCGGCCACAACCTCGATCCGTACGGGAAGCTCACGACGAACCTGCTGCGCCCGACGCCGTCGCAGTGGGACGACGGCGACCGCCAGCTGCGGTGCGGCCTGCAGTGGGCGGGCCCCGGCGGCAAGCTGCTGCCGACGACCGGGCCGGCCAAGGAGCAGGACCAGTCGCTGGTCTTCGAGCCCGGCACCTGCCTGGCGCTGCAGGGCAAGGGCGTCGGCGACCCACTCGACTGCGCCAAGCCGCACTCCTACGAGATCGTCGCGACCCTCGACCTCAAGACGAAGTTCAAGGACGGCTACCCGAAGCAGGACGACCAGAAGGCCTGGCTCGACACCGAGTGCAACAAGGCCGCGGCGGACTACACCGGCGGCGCCGACCTCGATCAGAAGAAGCTGATCCTGACCTGGGACCTGCGGGAGCAGGAGAGCTGGGACGCGGGCTCGGCCAAGGTCAACTGCAAGGTGGCGGCGCTCCTGCCGGACAAGAGCGGCCTGCAGGCGGTCACCGGCAGCGTCAAGGCCGCCCCCGCCGGTCCCGACGGCGGCCAGCCCCAGGACGGCGGCCCACCGTCGGACGGGGGTGGCGGCCCGGCCACGTCGAGCTCGGCCCCGCCGTCGACGAAGAAGAACGGCTGA
- a CDS encoding glutathionylspermidine synthase family protein: MYRDRREPRRDWQRIVEEQGLVYGTPARDSSGRVRPYWDESVHYVFEMDEVLSLEADVELLHSMCLEAVDNVVTTEGYQRFGIPEWVWPHIAESWKRQDPHVYGRFDLRYDGKSPAKLLEYNADTPTTLLEASLLQWHWKTDVFPDDDQWNSIHEKLVERWSELQDKLPSNELHFTWSAADPTGEDNVTTAYLQETAAEAGLDTVGLAIEEIGWDPLLKRFVDLEEQQMATVLKLYPWEWVVDEEFGRHAVESLPRTLWIEPLWKMILSNKTLLAILWENYPGHPNLLPAFADDPGLLTEYVRKPKLGREGANVQIVATGYETQTDGVYGAEGFVYQAFDPLPEFDGYRPALGAWIVGDSSAGLGIRETGGLVTDDGAAFVPHRIVES; this comes from the coding sequence GTGTACCGGGACCGGCGCGAGCCGCGGCGTGACTGGCAGCGGATCGTCGAGGAGCAGGGACTCGTCTACGGCACGCCGGCCCGCGACAGCAGCGGCCGGGTGCGGCCGTACTGGGACGAGTCCGTGCACTACGTCTTCGAAATGGACGAGGTCCTCTCGCTCGAAGCCGACGTCGAACTGCTGCACTCGATGTGCCTCGAGGCCGTCGACAACGTCGTGACCACCGAGGGCTACCAGCGGTTCGGCATCCCGGAGTGGGTCTGGCCGCACATCGCCGAGTCGTGGAAGCGGCAGGACCCGCACGTCTACGGCCGGTTCGACCTGCGCTACGACGGCAAGTCGCCGGCGAAGCTGCTGGAGTACAACGCGGACACGCCGACCACGCTGCTCGAGGCGTCGCTGCTGCAGTGGCACTGGAAGACCGACGTCTTCCCGGACGACGACCAGTGGAACTCGATCCACGAGAAGCTCGTCGAGCGGTGGTCCGAGCTCCAGGACAAGCTGCCGTCGAACGAGCTGCACTTCACCTGGTCCGCGGCCGACCCGACCGGCGAGGACAACGTCACCACGGCGTACCTGCAGGAGACGGCGGCCGAAGCCGGGCTCGACACGGTGGGGCTGGCGATCGAGGAGATCGGCTGGGACCCGCTGCTCAAGCGGTTCGTCGACCTCGAAGAGCAGCAGATGGCGACCGTGCTGAAGCTGTACCCGTGGGAGTGGGTGGTCGACGAGGAGTTCGGCCGCCACGCCGTCGAGTCGCTGCCGCGGACGCTGTGGATCGAGCCGCTCTGGAAGATGATCCTCTCCAACAAGACGCTGCTCGCGATCCTGTGGGAGAACTACCCGGGCCACCCGAACCTGCTGCCCGCCTTCGCCGACGACCCGGGCCTGCTCACCGAGTACGTCCGCAAGCCGAAGCTGGGCCGCGAGGGCGCGAACGTCCAGATCGTCGCGACCGGCTACGAGACCCAGACCGACGGCGTCTACGGCGCCGAAGGCTTCGTCTACCAGGCGTTCGACCCGCTGCCCGAGTTCGACGGGTACCGGCCGGCCCTCGGCGCGTGGATCGTCGGGGACAGCTCCGCGGGCCTCGGCATCCGGGAAACCGGGGGCCTGGTCACCGACGACGGTGCGGCATTCGTCCCACATCGCATCGTCGAGTCGTGA
- a CDS encoding metallopeptidase family protein, with protein MPVEMSRERFEELVSAALDEVPPEFARAMDNVVVLVEEFNDEAPDILGLYHGIALTERTSSYGGVLPDRISIYRQPILSMCEDEDEVVEEVLITVVHELGHHFGIDDARLHELGWG; from the coding sequence ATGCCGGTCGAGATGAGCCGGGAGCGGTTCGAGGAACTGGTCTCGGCAGCGCTGGACGAGGTGCCGCCCGAGTTCGCGCGGGCGATGGACAACGTCGTCGTGCTCGTCGAGGAGTTCAACGACGAAGCGCCGGACATCCTCGGGCTCTACCACGGGATCGCGCTGACCGAGCGGACGTCGTCGTACGGCGGGGTGCTGCCCGACCGGATCTCGATCTACCGGCAGCCGATCCTCTCGATGTGCGAGGACGAGGACGAGGTCGTCGAAGAAGTCCTGATCACGGTGGTGCACGAGCTGGGCCACCACTTCGGCATCGACGACGCCCGCCTGCACGAACTCGGCTGGGGCTGA
- a CDS encoding MFS transporter, with amino-acid sequence MDNPRRLPWLLTSSAVSNLGDGIGKVALPLLATTLTHDPVLIAGLSATQFLPWLLFAAVAGALVDRIDRRRAMVVANAARAAAVGVLAVLVAAGGMTIWLVYLIALVIGTAETIADSAANALVPAVVGDGSLDAANSKLQACEIVGQTFLGGPIGSLAFALFAAFPFVLNSAGFAIAAAVLLGLAGTYRGRGDEQPTRLRTELADGLRWLRGHPLLLRLVVVAGLLSLVSELAQAQLVLYALDDLHLSDAAFGFFAFVGGIGGLAGAGLAPRLVRAAGRRAVVVGGVVCCGAGFGGMGLVRSPVAGAALFGLFAAAVVAVNVVLATARHTLVPDELLGRVLGVWRTVVWGAIPLGALLGGVLTGVLGSAARTFAASGVAMLVIAAFAFGALRRFPLGDESDSATALMHQDP; translated from the coding sequence ATGGACAACCCGCGGAGACTCCCGTGGCTGCTGACGTCGAGCGCGGTTTCGAACCTCGGCGACGGCATCGGCAAGGTGGCGCTGCCCCTGCTGGCCACGACCCTCACCCACGACCCGGTGCTGATCGCCGGGTTGTCCGCCACCCAGTTCCTGCCGTGGCTGCTGTTCGCCGCCGTCGCCGGGGCGCTGGTCGACCGGATCGACCGGCGGCGCGCGATGGTCGTCGCGAACGCCGCCCGCGCGGCCGCGGTCGGCGTGCTGGCCGTGCTGGTCGCCGCCGGCGGGATGACGATCTGGCTGGTCTACCTGATCGCGCTGGTCATCGGGACGGCCGAGACGATCGCGGACAGCGCGGCGAACGCGCTGGTCCCGGCGGTCGTCGGCGACGGCTCGCTCGACGCGGCCAACAGCAAGCTGCAGGCGTGCGAGATCGTCGGCCAGACGTTCCTCGGCGGCCCGATCGGGAGCCTGGCGTTCGCCCTCTTCGCCGCCTTCCCGTTCGTCCTCAACTCCGCGGGGTTCGCGATCGCGGCCGCGGTGCTGCTCGGGCTAGCCGGTACCTACCGCGGCCGCGGCGACGAGCAGCCGACGCGGTTGCGCACCGAGCTGGCCGACGGCCTGCGCTGGCTGCGCGGGCACCCGCTGCTGCTGCGGCTGGTCGTCGTCGCCGGCCTGCTCAGCCTGGTCAGCGAGCTCGCGCAGGCGCAGCTGGTGCTGTACGCGCTCGACGACCTGCACCTGTCGGACGCGGCCTTCGGGTTCTTCGCGTTCGTGGGCGGGATCGGCGGGCTCGCCGGCGCGGGCCTCGCCCCGCGGCTGGTCCGCGCGGCCGGCCGGCGCGCGGTGGTCGTCGGCGGGGTCGTCTGCTGCGGCGCCGGGTTCGGCGGGATGGGCCTGGTGCGCTCGCCGGTCGCGGGGGCCGCGCTGTTCGGCCTGTTCGCGGCCGCGGTCGTCGCGGTGAACGTCGTGCTCGCGACCGCGCGGCACACGCTCGTGCCGGACGAGCTGCTGGGCCGGGTGCTCGGCGTGTGGCGCACGGTCGTCTGGGGCGCGATCCCGCTCGGCGCCCTGCTGGGCGGGGTGCTGACCGGGGTGCTCGGCTCGGCCGCGCGGACGTTCGCCGCGTCGGGCGTGGCCATGCTGGTGATCGCCGCGTTCGCGTTCGGGGCGCTGCGGCGGTTCCCGCTCGGTGACGAATCGGACTCAGCCACGGCGCTGATGCACCAGGATCCGTGA